Genomic DNA from Bacteroides zhangwenhongii:
CTGTAAAAGACGGATTGGCAGAGGACGAGCAAAAGAACGCGGAAGCGAAACTGCAAAAGATCCACGATAAGTATATCAAACAAATTGATGATATGCTTGCTGAAAAGGATAAAGAAATTATGACTGTATAAGTTGAGCATGGAGAGTTGAGAGTTGGAAGTTACTATGTAGTATACCAACAACGCGACCAACTCTCAATTCTCAACTCTCAATTCTCAACTTATGAAAGGATTAGTAATCAAAAACACTGGTAGCTGGTATCAGGTAAAGACCGATGACGGACAGTTTATTGAATGTAAAATCAAAGGTAATTTCCGACTCAAAGGAATCCGAAGTACCAACCCGGTAGCGGTAGGCGACCGTGTCCAGATTATCCTTAACCAAGAAGGCACTGCCTTTATCAACGAAATAGAAGATAGAAAAAACTACATTATCCGTCGTTCTTCCAATCTTTCCAAACAATCTCACATCCTTGCCGCCAACCTCGATCAATGTATGTTGGTGGTTACTGTCAATTACCCCGAAACTTCAACAATCTTTATTGACCGTTTTCTCGCATCTGCAGAAGCCTATCGGGTTCCTGTCAATTTGGTATTTAACAAAATAGATGCCTACGATGAAGATGAGCTCCGATATTTGGACGCACTAATCAATCTATACACACATATCGGTTACCCCTGCTTCAAAGTTTCTGCCAAAAACGGTCATGGAGTAGAGGCAATCAGAAAGGCACTGGAAGGTAAGATTACACTGTTCTCCGGACATTCGGGAGTAGGAAAATCCACCCTTATTAATGCCATACTGCCGGGAATAGAAACCAAAACGGGGGAAATCTCTTCATATCACAACAAAGGAATGCATACTACCACTTTCTCCGAAATGTTCCCTGTGGACGAAGACGGATATATCATCGATACTCCCGGTATCAAAGGATTCGGTACATTCGATATGGAAGAAGAAGAAATCGGACATTACTTTCCCGAAATATTCAAAGTCTCCGCAGAATGTAAATACGGCAACTGCACGCACCGTCACGAACCGGGATGTGCTGTGCGCAAAGCGGTAGAGGAACATTTAATCAGCGAATCACGCTATACTTCCTACCTAAATATGCTGGAAGATAAAGAGGAAGGAAAATACAGGGCAGCTTACTAGATCCTAACTACAATATCTTATTTTTCTCATCACGATAAGAATACTGGAGAATTTAGACCATAAATTAAACCTTTTCTATCAAAAACAATCTAACCTACTAAGAGATCCAATGTAATATGCTATATACTATACTAAACCATGAATAAGAAGACTAAATGGGGGATTATCATCCTTGTTGGTGCCGGAATTATCGGTGGAGGAATTTATTCACAATTACCCAAAAAGAACGACGAACTAACAGCTGCCGACAAAATAATGAGCGGCAAATCTAAAAAAGGGAGACAAGTTTTAAATGTAAACGCCAAAATTATAAAACCGCAATCCCTGACAGACGAATTTACAACTACCGGTGTATTGCTGCCCGATGAAGAAGTAGATTTATCTTTTGAAACTTCCGGAAAGATTGTTGAAATCAATTTTGAAGAAGGAACATCGGTGAAAAAAGGACAGTTGCTTGCCAAAGTAAACGACCGACAGTTGCAGGCACAACTACAACGCCTCGTCTCACAGTTGAAACTGGCAGAAGACCGTGTATTCCGTCAAGACGCATTGCTGAAGCGAGATGCTGTCAGTAAAGAAGCGTATGAACAAGTAAAAACAGATTTGGCAACCTTGAATGCCGATATCGAAATTATAAAAGCAAATATTGAACTGACCGAACTGCGCGCTCCGTTCGACGGAGTTATCGGACTTCGTCAAGTCAGTATCGGTACTTATGCTTCACCGACAACAGTGGTTGCCAAACTAACCAAAATCGCTCCGCTAAAAGTCGAATTTTCCGTACCGGAACGTTACGCCAAGCAAATAAAGAAAGGAACAAACCTGAATTTCAGTGTTGAAGGCAATCTGGACGCTTTCGGTGCGCAGGTATATGCCGTTGAATCAGCTATTGACCCTAATCTGCACCAATTTACAGCACGTGCACTCTATCCGAATGTGAAGCATATTTTACTACCCGGCCGCTATGCGAGTGTATTATTGAAGAAAGACGAGATTGAAAACGCAATCGCTATCCCCACAGAAGCAATTGTACCGGAAATGGGTAAAGATAAGGTCTATTTATATAAATCGGGAAAAGCCGAACCGGTGGATATCATAACCGGCATCCGTACCGCATCCGAAGTACAAGTAATAAGGGGGTTGCACATGGGAGATACCATCATCACCTCAGGAACACTGCAACTCCGTACCGGACTTGCCGTAACGCTTGACAAAATTGATTAATACC
This window encodes:
- the rsgA gene encoding ribosome small subunit-dependent GTPase A, producing the protein MKGLVIKNTGSWYQVKTDDGQFIECKIKGNFRLKGIRSTNPVAVGDRVQIILNQEGTAFINEIEDRKNYIIRRSSNLSKQSHILAANLDQCMLVVTVNYPETSTIFIDRFLASAEAYRVPVNLVFNKIDAYDEDELRYLDALINLYTHIGYPCFKVSAKNGHGVEAIRKALEGKITLFSGHSGVGKSTLINAILPGIETKTGEISSYHNKGMHTTTFSEMFPVDEDGYIIDTPGIKGFGTFDMEEEEIGHYFPEIFKVSAECKYGNCTHRHEPGCAVRKAVEEHLISESRYTSYLNMLEDKEEGKYRAAY
- a CDS encoding efflux RND transporter periplasmic adaptor subunit; amino-acid sequence: MNKKTKWGIIILVGAGIIGGGIYSQLPKKNDELTAADKIMSGKSKKGRQVLNVNAKIIKPQSLTDEFTTTGVLLPDEEVDLSFETSGKIVEINFEEGTSVKKGQLLAKVNDRQLQAQLQRLVSQLKLAEDRVFRQDALLKRDAVSKEAYEQVKTDLATLNADIEIIKANIELTELRAPFDGVIGLRQVSIGTYASPTTVVAKLTKIAPLKVEFSVPERYAKQIKKGTNLNFSVEGNLDAFGAQVYAVESAIDPNLHQFTARALYPNVKHILLPGRYASVLLKKDEIENAIAIPTEAIVPEMGKDKVYLYKSGKAEPVDIITGIRTASEVQVIRGLHMGDTIITSGTLQLRTGLAVTLDKID